The Desmodus rotundus isolate HL8 chromosome 2, HLdesRot8A.1, whole genome shotgun sequence region TGGACGTTAGGGCGGTGGCGTACCTCCCAGTCTCGCCTCCCGGCTCCGCGCCTCCCATCTCCCACGCGGCGCGGGCGGACGAGGCTGCACGCGGCCCGCACAGGGCTCGCCCTGGAGCAGGGCGCCCCCGGCGTGCCACCCGCGGGACCCAGCCGGCCGGGAGCGGGGCGCGCGCGCGGCGGGCGCggtggcggcggtggcggcgACGGCGGCTGGAGGAGGGGCCCGGAGCGCGGCCGAAGGACGCCCCGTCCTCTAACTGCTGCCCCCTGGCTGAGCCGGGCGCGGCGAGGAGGCGGCGCCGCTGCCCTGGACGCGGGACTGCCCTCGGCTCCCACCCGCCCTGACTCCAGCGCGCCCCCCGGGCAGCGCCGGCGCCGGGGGCTCCGGGTCCACCCTGGGCAAGGAGACCGCGGGACGCCTTCTCAGCCCGGCAGCTGTCCGGACGTGCGACCGGCGCGAGGCTGTCCCGGTTCTGGGTCGGTAAGTGAACATCGGGGAGAGGCGCCacgggtgcgtgtgtgtgtgtgtgtgtgtgtgtgtcggtaTCTGCTCGTCAGCTTTGCTGGTTGGATTTTTCAATGGCAGACACCTGTGAGTCACTGGCGGCTTCCAGCCCCGCAAACCCTAGTCGGCGGGCTGCCGGAGCTCTCGCCACGCGCCTCCGTCCTCTAATTGGGGAGAGTTAGCCCCCGACCCTCCCACCTCCGTCTGAGCCCCCAGGTGAAAGGCGTTGTAAGTTGCAGTGGCACCATCCTTCCTCCTTTATAGCTGACGGCTGAGTGAAGATTTTCAGGTAAAGATTTGCTTATGAACATTTAATTTGTATGCCAAGCTACCAGGCTTATGCCCTGAATAGCATATAATGAGCAAAGTATTAATTCTTGTACTCTTTAGAGCTGTGGGAGGCTGAATCTGGAGGGGAATTATGATGCAAATGGGAAATGTATTGGAATAGACAGGTAAAATCCCTCAGCCGTTAGCAAAGGGATCTAAAGCAGAGCAGAACAATTGGAGTTCTCTTCTGCTTCCCAGTTACCCCTCCCCATCCTTCATGGATGTAAGTTAACAAAATTACAAGCAGGAAATGTTCTCATCAAAGACTAT contains the following coding sequences:
- the C2H2orf88 gene encoding small membrane A-kinase anchor protein isoform X2, with amino-acid sequence MGVRFLRAGGSTLDRVWGWTLGRWRTSQSRLPAPRLPSPTRRGRTRLHAARTGLALEQGAPGVPPAGPSRPGAGRARGGRGGGGGGDGGWRRGPERGRRTPRPLTAAPWLSRARRGGGAAALDAGLPSAPTRPDSSAPPGQRRRRGLRVHPGQGDRGTPSQPGSCPDVRPARGCPGSGSINTTCEEW
- the C2H2orf88 gene encoding small membrane A-kinase anchor protein isoform X1 — encoded protein: MGVRFLRAGGSTLDRVWGWTLGRWRTSQSRLPAPRLPSPTRRGRTRLHAARTGLALEQGAPGVPPAGPSRPGAGRARGGRGGGGGGDGGWRRGPERGRRTPRPLTAAPWLSRARRGGGAAALDAGLPSAPTRPDSSAPPGQRRRRGLRVHPGQGDRGTPSQPGSCPDVRPARGCPGSGSVTPYCYPQWLHESAFPPTSLPTLVVY